The DNA region TACTTCTGGTAGCTGTACTATATATTCAAACATCTTTTTTAATCCTTCTAAAAACTCTTTTTTACTTGGTATCTTTGCTACTTTTATCGTTTCTAATACTACTTTTGTTATAGTTAAACCCATTATCGTTGTTTTTGCTTTCGGCGAGAAGTCGTATACTTCATATTCATAGTTTGGAATGTACCTTTTCATTTCTTTTGGTAATTGATCTATATTTTCAATTAGGTTTATTAGATTCGTTTCTACTTTCCATTCTTTTTCTGCGTTGTAAATAAGTATCGGTATTATTAGAGGTAACTTCTGCTGTTTTTTATCAATCTTTTCTTCCCATATTTTGATTATATACTTTAGAATTTGAAAAGATACCAGTGAGTCGTTATAACTTTTGTGCTCAAATAGTATGTATATGTAACCTTCAACTCCGTTGATTGTTGTTTTATACAACATGTCTTTGAAACTTTCTTGTAGATTTTCATCAACATAACTTCCATTTTCTTTTTCTAAAGTATTTAAATCTATTGTTTTTACCACATTTCTTGGTAGATAGTTTTGTAGGAAGTCTTTAGCTTATTTCAATGTTTCCAAAGTTTCTTTTGAAAAAAGCATCGTGAGGATTGTTTATTTCGTTCATTAGTTGTCCTCGCTTTGATTGTGAGATTTATGTTTTTTATTTAAATTATACCATAATAGTGAAAGTTTTGATTGG from Petrotoga sp. 9PWA.NaAc.5.4 includes:
- a CDS encoding Rpn family recombination-promoting nuclease/putative transposase codes for the protein MVKTIDLNTLEKENGSYVDENLQESFKDMLYKTTINGVEGYIYILFEHKSYNDSLVSFQILKYIIKIWEEKIDKKQQKLPLIIPILIYNAEKEWKVETNLINLIENIDQLPKEMKRYIPNYEYEVYDFSPKAKTTIMGLTITKVVLETIKVAKIPSKKEFLEGLKKMFEYIVQLPEVKFNELFEICMMYLLNTKDDIDIGEIRQTAKEILSGRSEVIMSIAEKLRQEGKLEGKLEERKEFTIKLLSKKFGVNLTEELKEKIRNADEKTINYIGDNLLEITIEELKEILK